In Amia ocellicauda isolate fAmiCal2 chromosome 7, fAmiCal2.hap1, whole genome shotgun sequence, one genomic interval encodes:
- the LOC136753331 gene encoding testis-specific serine/threonine-protein kinase 1-like yields MSLEKSKSGLEIKPRGHFATLDAMVLWKKGYKLGRTLGQGSYAKVKSAYSACLKTHVAVKILNQKKTPTDILEKFLPRELNILPIVHHPNIVKTFDIFETVFGKVYMIMELCVQGDLMDYIMVHGALAEDFSRDLFCQLSLAIKYLHDQDIVHRDLKCENLLLDKDLNLKVSDFGFSRRCAYEEDEIQLSKTFCGTRAYEAPEVLEGIPYNPKLGDVWNMGVVLFIMVCGCMPYDDSNIKKMVQMQRARRADFPKTKHLAPDCKDLICRMLNPDVARRIEVDDILDHAWLQRGARNTSV; encoded by the exons ATGTCTTTGGAGAAGTCAAAATCGGGACTGGAAATAAAACCGCGGGGACATTTTGCCACGTTGGACGCCATGGTGCTGTGGAAAAAAGGCTACAAGCTAGGCAGAACTTTAGGACAGGGATCTTATGCCAAAGTCAAATCAGCTTACTCTGCCTGCCTGAAGACCCATGTTGCGGTCAAAATcctcaaccaaaaaaaaacgcCTACAGACATCTTGGAAAAGTTTCTTCCTCGAGAGCTGAATATCCTTCCAATCGTCCACCACCCCAACATCGTAAAGACTTTCGACATTTTTGAAACTGTTTTTGGAAAAGTCTACATGATCATGGAGCTTTGTGTCCAGGGAGACTTGATGGACTATATAATGGTCCACGGGGCTTTGGCCGAAGACTTCTCCAGAGATCTATTTTGCCAATTGTCGTTGGCCATTAAGTACCTCCATGACCAGGACATAGTCCATAGAGATCTGAAATGCGAGAATCTGCTCCTGGACAAAGATTTGAACCTAAAGGTTTCGGATTTTGGTTTTAGCAGGAGGTGTGCCTATGAGGAGGATGAAATACAGTTGAGTAAAACATTCTGCGGGACACGTGCGTATGAGGCACCCGAGGTTTTGGAAGGCATCCCGTACAACCCCAAACTGGGTGACGTCTGGAATATGGGTGTGGTGCTGTTCATCATGGTGTGTGGATGCATGCCCTACGATGACTCGAACATTAAAAAGATGGTTCAAATGCAAAGGGCGCGCCGAGCGGATTTCCCCAAAACTAAACATCTGGCGCCAGACTGTAAAGACCTCATATGCCGCATGCTTAACCCCGACGTCGCAAGGCGTATTGAAGTTGACGACATATTGGACCATGCTTGGCTACAACGAGGAGCAAGG AACACCAGCGTTTAG